A region from the Melopsittacus undulatus isolate bMelUnd1 chromosome 13, bMelUnd1.mat.Z, whole genome shotgun sequence genome encodes:
- the ANKFY1 gene encoding rabankyrin-5 encodes MAEEEVAKLEKHLMLLRQEYVKLQKKLVDTERKCNLLAAEANQDNASDTFISRLLAIVAELYQQEQYSDLKIKVGDKHISAHKFVLAARSDTWSLANLASTEELDLSDADPEVTMAMLRWIYTDELELREDDIFLTELMKLANKFQLQLLRERCEKGVMSLVNVRNCIRFYQTAEELNAGTLLNYCAEIIASHWDDLRKEDFSSMSAQLLYKMFKSKTEYPLHKAIKVEREDVVFLYLIEMDSQLPGKLNELDHNGDLALDLALAQRLESIATTLVNYKADVDRADKSGWSLLHKAIQRGDKFAANFLIKNGARVNAATLGDQETPLHLVASYSPKKHLPDVMAEMAQIAESLLQAGANPNMQDSKGRTPLHVSIVVRNEPVFSQLLQCKQLDLELKDHEGSTALWLAVQYITVSSDQSVNPFEDAPVVNGTSFDENSFAARLIQRGSNTDAPDTVTGNCLLQRAAGAGNEAASLFLATHGAKVNHQNKRGETPLHTACRHGLANLTAELLQQGANPNIQTSEAMLGQKDASSPTAENVYLQTPLHMAIAYNHPDVVSVILEQKANALHATNNLQIIPDFSLKDSRDQTVLGLALWTGMHTIAAQLLGSGASINDTMSDGQTLLHMAIQRQDSKSALFLLEHQADINVRTQDGETALQLAIKNQLPLVVDAICTRGADMSVPDEKGNPPLWLALENNLEDIASTLVRHGCDSTCWGSGPSGCLQTLLHRAIDENSEQIACFLIRSGCDVNSPRKPGPNGEGEEEAHDGQTPLHLAACWGLEEVIQCLLEFGANVNAQDAEGRTPIHVAISNQHNVIIQLMISHPDIKLNVRDRQGMTPFACAMTYKNNKAAEAILKREPGAAEQVDNKGRNFLHVAVQNSDIESVLFLISVQANVNSRVQDASKLTPLHLAVQAGSEIIVRNLLLAGAQVNELTKHRQTALHLAAQQDLPTICSVLLENGVDFAAVDENGNNALHLAVMHGRLNNIRVLLTECNVDAEAFNIRGQSPMHILGQYGKDNAAAICDLFLECMPEYPLDKPDAEGNTVLLLAYMKGNANLCRAIVRAGARLGVNNNQGVNIFNYQVATKQLLFRLLDMLTKEPPWCDGSNCYECTAKFGVTTRKHHCRHCGRLLCHKCSTKEIPIIKFDLNKPVRVCNICFDVLTLGGVS; translated from the exons aggagGTGGCCAAGCTGGAAAAGCACCTGATGCTTCTCCGCCAGGAGTATGTAAAGCTGCAGAAGAAGCTAGTTGatacagaaaggaaatgcaatCTCCTGGCTGCTGAAGCTAACCAAGACAATGCCAGTGACACTTTCATCAGTCGACTTCTTGCCATTGTAGCTGAACTCTATCAACAGGAGCAGTACAG TGATCTGAAGATAAAGGTTGGGGACAAACACATCAGTGCTCACAAATTTGTCTTGGCGGCACGCAGTGACACGTGGAGTCTTGCCAACCTTGCCTCAACAGAGGAGCTGGATCTGTCAG ATGCTGACCCAGAGGTAACCATGGCAATGCTGCGGTGGATCTACACAGATGAACTGGAGCTAAGAGAAGATGATATCTTCTTGACAGAGCTCATGAAACTAGCAAATAAAtttcagctccagctgcttAGGGAAAG ATGTGAAAAAGGAGTTATGTCACTTGTTAATGTCAGGAACTGCATTCGTTTCTATCAGACTGCTGAGGAGCTGAATGCTGGCACTCTGCTCAACTATTGTGCTGAGATAATTGCCAGTCACTGG GATGACTTGCGTAAAGAAGACTTCAGCAGCATGAGTGCTCAATTATTGTATAAAATGTTCAAGTCCAAGACAGAATATCCTTTGCATAAGGCTATTAAAGTTGAGAGAGAAGATGTAGTCTTTTTGTATCTTATTGAAATGGATTCACAG CTTCCTGGGAAGCTCAATGAATTGGATCATAATGGAGATCTTGCTTTGGATCTGGCCCTTGCCCAGAGATTGGAGAGTATTGCAACTACACTGGTCAACTACAAGGCTGACGTAGATAGGGCAGACAAGAGTGGCTGGAGTCTATTACATAAAGCCATCCAAAGAG GTGATAAATTTGCTGCAaactttctcattaaaaatggTGCCCGTGTGAATGCTGCTACACTGGGAGACCAGGAGACTCCTCTGCACCTTGTGGCCTCGTACAGCCCCAAGAAGCATTTGCCAGATGTCATGGCAGAGATGGCACAGATAGCAGAGTCCCTCCTACAGGCAGGAGCCAACCCAAATATGCAGGACAGCAAAGGAAG GACCCCATTACATGTGTCAATTGTGGTCAGGAATGAACCTGTATTCAGTCAGCTTCTCCAGTGCAAGCA aCTAGACTTGGAGCTGAAGGACCATGAAGGAAGCACAGCTCTGTGGCTTGCAGTTCAGTATATCACTGTATCGTCTGATCAGTCTGTAAACCCTTTTGAGGATGCCCCTGTTGTAAATGGAACCTCATTTGATGAGAACAGTTTTGCAGCAAGGTTGATCCAGCGAGGCAGCAATACAGATGCTCCAGACACAGTAACAG GAAACTGCTTGCTTCAGAGGGCAGCTGGTGCTGGAAACGAGGCAGCTTCTCTCTTCCTCGCAACTCATGGAGCAAAAGTCAATCACCAAAACAAAAGG GGAGAAACACCACTGCATACAGCCTGTAGGCATGGCCTAGCAAACCTGACAGCAGAACTTCTGCAACAAGGAGCCAATCCAAACATTCAAACATCAGAAGCAATGCTTGGTCAGAAGGATGCCTCTTCTCCAACAGCAGAGAATGTTTATCTACAAACTCCCCTTCACATGGCTATTGCTTACAATCACCCAGATGTGGTGTCTGTCATCCTGGAACAAAAAG ctaATGCTCTTCATGCTACCAACAACTTGCAAATTATTCCTGACTTTAGTTTAAAGGACTCGAGAGACCAGACTGTGCTGGGATTGGCTCTTTGGACAG GCATGCACACAATAGCAGCCCAGCTGCTTGGATCTGGGGCATCCATTAATGACACAATGTCAGATGGACAGACTCTACTACATATGGCAATACAGAGACAAGACAGCAAGAGTGCGCTCTTTCTGCTGGAACATCAGGCAGATATAAATGTCAG AACACAGGATGGAGAGACTGCCTTGCAGCTAGCTATAAAAAACCAGCTCCCTCTTGTGGTTGATGCTATTTGTACCCGGGGAGCAGACATGTCTGTGCCAGATGAGAAAGGAAATCCTCCTTTATGGCTTGCCTTAGAGAATAACCTGGAAGATATTGCATCAACTCTG GTTAGGCATGGCTGTGATTCAACCTGTTGGGGGTCAGGACCAAGTGGCTGCTTACAAACTCTTCTTCATAGAGCTATTGATGAAAACAGTGAACAGATAGCATGCTTTCTTATTCGCAG tGGTTGTGATGTGAATAGTCCCAGAAAGCCAGGCCCTAAtggagaaggagaagaggaagcacATGATGGACAGACACCCTTACATTTGGCAGCCTGCTGGGGACTAGAAGAGGTGATCCAGTGCCTTTTGGAGTTTGGTGCCAATGTCAATGCTCAG GATGCAGAAGGAAGAACTCCAATCCATGTTGCCATTAGCAACCAGCACAATGTTATCATTCAGCTTATGATTTCACATCCAGATATTAAGCTAAATGTCCGTGACAGGCAAGGAATGACCCCCTTTGCTTGTGCTATGACGtataaaaacaacaaagcagctgaagcaaTTTTGAAGAGggagccaggagctgctgaacaG GTTGACAACAAAGGTCGGAATTTTCTACATGTAGCTGTTCAGAACTCAGACATTGAGAGTGTGCTGTTCCTCATAAGTGTACAGGCTAATGTAAACTCTCGGGTCCAGGATGCCTCCAAACTAACACCTCTCCACCTGGCTGTACAAGCTGGATCAGAGATCATTGTGCGTAATCTG CTGCTTGCAGGTGCCCAGGTGAATGAACTGACTAAGCACCGGCAGACTGCTCTTCACTTAGCAGCCCAGCAGGATTTGCCCACAATTTGTTCAGTTCTTCTGGAGAATGGAGTAGACTTTGCAGCTGTagatgaaaatggaaataatg CTCTTCATCTGGCAGTGATGCACGGCCGGCTAAACAATATCCGAGTCCTGCTCACAGAGTGTAATGTAGATGCAGAAGCCTTTAATATCAG AGGCCAGTCACCGATGCATATTTTGGGACAATATGGGAAAGATAATGCAGCAGCCATTTGTGACCTTTTCTTGGAATGCATGCCAGAATATCCTCTGGACAAACCTGATGCTGAAGGAAACACAG tgctcCTGTTGGCTTACATGAAGGGAAATGCTAACTTGTGTCGTGCAATAGTGAGAGCTGGGGCTCGTCTTGGAGTTAATAATAATCAAGGAGTCAATATCTTTAACTACCAAGTTGCTACAAAACAGCTTCTCTTCAGATTGCTGG ATATGCTGACAAAAGAACCTCCCTGGTGTGATGGCTCCAACTGCTATGAATGCACTGCCAAATTTGGAGTCACAACAAGAAAGCATCACTG CCGACACTGTGGACGCCTGCTCTGCCATAAGTGCTCAACAAAGGAGATTCCTATCATAAAATTTGATCTGAACAAGCCAGTTCGAGTTTGCAACATCTGCTTTGATGTCCTCACTCTGGGAGGAGTCTCCTAG
- the CYB5D2 gene encoding neuferricin, protein MRRGAAAVAALLCLGAACLLGRGFDPRPRLLSSAELGRYRGAPGEPGLYLAVLGRVFDVERGRRHYGPGGAYSGFAGRDATRAFATGDFTAAGLVDDVSALSAGQLLAIRSWLAFYSEHYEPVGKLVGRFYDEYGAPTEALRQAEAAIEEALKSQAESEQRKQQFPPCNSEWSSAAGSRFWCSKQSGGVSRDWTGVPRKLFQPGSKGSRCVCVRTTGPPWGQPDSSEHRDRGDLDNPHLQEYSGCPPLAEQCVLKD, encoded by the exons ATGCGGCGGGGCgcggcggcggtggcggcgCTGCTGTGCCTGGGGGCCGCCTGTCTGCTAGGCCGCGGGTTCGATCCCCGGCCCCGGCTGCTGAGCAGCGCAGAGCTGGGCCGATACCGGGGGGCTCCGGGCGAGCCCGGCCTATACCTCGCCGTGTTGGGCCGTGTCTTCGACGTGGAGCGCGGCCGCAGGCACTACGGCCCCGGAGGTGCCTACAGCGGCTTCGCAG ggAGAGATGCCACCAGAGCATTCGCCACCGGCGACTTCACGGCAGCGGGGCTGGTGGATGATGTGTCAGCGCTGTCAGCAGGCCAGCTGCTGGCCATCCGGAGCTGGCTGGCCTTCTACAGCGAGCACTACGAGCCCGTCG GGAAGCTGGTGGGCAGGTTCTATGATGAATACGGGGCACCAACAGAAGCTTTAAGGCAGGCTGAGGCTGCCATTGAGGAAGCTCTGAAGTCCCAAGCAGAAAGCgagcagaggaagcagcagtttCCACCCTGCAACTCGGAATGGAGCTCAGCTGCGGGCAGCCGGTTCTGGTGCTCCAAACAGAG TGGGGGAGTGAGCAGAGACTGGACCGGGGTCCCTCGGAAGCTGTTCCAGCCGGGATCCAAGGGCAGCCGCTGCGTGTGTGTGCGGACAACTGGTCCCCCGTGGGGGCAGCCGGACTCCAGCGAGCACCGCGACAGAGGCGACCTGGATAACCCTCACTTGCAGGAATACAGCGGCTGCCCTCCGCTGGCGGAGCAGTGTGTCCTGAAGGACTGA